A stretch of DNA from Methylobacterium sp. CB376:
GTCGACCTCGTCGGCGCCGAGATCCGCTTCGCCCCCTACCGGGTCGGCAGCGCCTTCCTGACCGGGAGCGCCCGATGACGGAGTTCGTCCTCGACGTCGAGCGCCCGGCCCGGATCGGCCTCGAGGAGGCGGTCTACGCCGCCGGCAAGACCGCCGCGCAGGTGGCCGCGATCCTGGCGGCCGCGGCGGAGCGGCGGGCGAGCCTCCTCGTGACCCGCCTCGACCCGGAGAAACTCGCCGCGCTGCCCGGGACCCTGCGGGCGGAGATCGATTATTGCGACCTCTCGCGCACGGCCTGGTTCGGGCCGCCGCGGCCGGTCCGGGGGCAGGGGCGGATCGCCATCGTGGCGGCCGGCACCTCGGACCTGCCGGTCGCCCGCGAGGCGGAGCGCACCCTGCGCTACGCGGGCGAGGCCGCCACCGTGATCGCCGATGTCGGCGTCGCCGGCCTGTGGCGGCTCACCCGGCGCCTGGAGGAGATCCGGGCGCATCCGGTCGTCGTCGCGGTCGCCGGGATGGACGCGGCCCTGGCGAGCGTGCTCGGCGGCCTCGTCGCCGGGGCGGTGATCGGGGTGCCCACCTCGGTCGGCTACGGCGTCGCCGCGGGCGGGCGCCCGGCCCTCGACGTGATGCTGGCGAGCTGCGCGCCCGGCCTCGCGGTCGTGAACATCGACAACGGCTACGGGGCGGCCTGCGCCGCCCTGCGCTTCCTCCACGCGGCGGGCCGGCTCGCCGGCGCGTGAGGCCCGCGGGCGGGGTGACCCGCCGGGCCGCCCGGACCCCGGGCGGGCCCGCTCAGCGGAACGGTCTCGGGCAAGTCTGCCGGGACTTGATCCCGGCGGTCATGTCTCATGACCGCTGGTTCCGTTCCCGGATCGTCGCCAAGCCTTTGGCTTGGTGTCGCGAATCCGGGATGGTCGACGCCCCGGTGCGGCAGCCTCCTGGGGCGTTGGTACGAGGTGTCGCATCCTTGTCGCCGCCGGAGCGGTGACCACGTCGGCGAATGGTGCTCAGACCGGAGGGCGGACCATGGAACGTCGCAGTTTCCTGCAGGGCGCGGTGCTCGGGGCGGGCCTCGCGGCCGGCGGCTCGGCCGGCGCCGCGTCCCCGGCGGGGCCCGGCCCGGCGCTCCCGTCCGCGGGGCCGCTGCCGCCCGCGGCGGCCGCGCTCGCCGGGGCGAACCGGCCCGAGGATCCGGCGGCGCTGCCCTTCGTGACCGATCCGGGGGAGAGGCGGGGCGAGATGCTCTACCGGCCCCTCGGCCGCACCGGGGTCACCGTCTCGGCGATCGGCATGGGCGGGTTCCACCTCGG
This window harbors:
- the larB gene encoding nickel pincer cofactor biosynthesis protein LarB, which produces MTEFVLDVERPARIGLEEAVYAAGKTAAQVAAILAAAAERRASLLVTRLDPEKLAALPGTLRAEIDYCDLSRTAWFGPPRPVRGQGRIAIVAAGTSDLPVAREAERTLRYAGEAATVIADVGVAGLWRLTRRLEEIRAHPVVVAVAGMDAALASVLGGLVAGAVIGVPTSVGYGVAAGGRPALDVMLASCAPGLAVVNIDNGYGAACAALRFLHAAGRLAGA